One genomic segment of Acomys russatus chromosome 6, mAcoRus1.1, whole genome shotgun sequence includes these proteins:
- the Ier5 gene encoding immediate early response gene 5 protein — protein sequence MEFKLEAHRIVSISLGKIYNSRVQRGGIKLHKNLLVSLVLRSARQVYLSDPCPGLYLAGPAGTPGMPPPQQSGEPVAGPPSGWGEPPPPVARAAWPEPEPQPQRPSACHTPGAGSSEPMAAVAGAGDALRGGEEDSAAAAWGGVERPRTAASGGGSDACPEGPRAVRRPCGCPPAREERSPEDRSPASPAPCPRKRGAAGVGGGRAGCSAPGSTPLKKPRRNSEEQPVTGEEDTDEEMETGNVANLISIFGSSFSGLLRKSPAGGREEEEAEEGGAEAAEPGQICCDKPVLRDMNPWSTAIVAF from the coding sequence ATGGAGTTCAAGCTGGAGGCTCACCGCATCGTCAGCATCTCCCTGGGCAAGATCTACAACTCGCGGGTCCAGCGCGGCGGCATCAAGCTTCACAAGAACCTCTTGGTGTCGTTGGTGCTGCGCAGCGCCCGCCAAGTCTACCTAAGTGACCCGTGCCCTGGTCTGTACCTGGCCGGCCCTGCGGGGACCCCGGGGATGCCGCCGCCTCAGCAGTCCGGAGAGCCAGTAGCCGGGCCACCCTCCGGCTGGGGAGAGCCGCCTCCGCCGGTCGCCCGCGCCGCTTGGCCAGAGCCCGAGCCGCAGCCGCAGCGCCCCTCGGCATGCCACACTCCGGGAGCGGGAAGCTCAGAGCCGATGGCCGCGGTGGCCGGAGCTGGAGACGCTCTTCGGGGCGGAGAGGAGGACTCGGCTGCAGCTGCTTGGGGTGGCGTGGAGCGTCCGCGCACAGCGGCTTCTGGAGGCGGCTCGGACGCCTGCCCGGAGGGGCCCCGGGCAGTGCGCCGCCCGTGCGGCTGTCCCCCAGCCCGGGAGGAGCGGTCGCCGGAGGATCGGTCCCCCGCGTCACCCGCCCCATGTCCCAGGAAGCGTGGCGCAGCGGGAGTGGGTGGTGGCCGCGCGGGCTGCTCGGCGCCCGGCTCGACCCCCCTCAAGAAGCCCCGCCGCAACTCGGAGGAGCAGCCGGTCACCGGGGAGGAGGACACCGACGAGGAGATGGAAACCGGGAACGTGGCAAACCTTATCAGCATCTTCGGGTCTAGCTTCTCGGGACTCCTACGGAAAAGCCCTGCGGGCGGCCGGGAAGAAGAAGAGGCGGAGGAGGGCGGCGCAGAAGCCGCTGAGCCCGGGCAGATCTGCTGCGACAAGCCAGTGTTGAGAGACATGAACCCCTGGAGCACAGCCATCGTGGCCTTCTGA